From Xenopus tropicalis strain Nigerian chromosome 3, UCB_Xtro_10.0, whole genome shotgun sequence, the proteins below share one genomic window:
- the cecr5 gene encoding cat eye syndrome chromosome region, candidate 5 homolog isoform X1, which translates to MSRWLRPVLSRVVSRVGLSGAAREPQAKFGLLFDIDGVLVRGKTPIPAARKAFHKLVDSQGQFLVPVVFVTNAGNCLRQTKADQLSHILGVPICQDQVLMSHSPLRIFKQYHNKCVLVSGQGPLLDIAKYLGFSNPITIDSLRESYPFLDMVDHTRRPKILPSSATDLPRIEAVVLFGEPIRWETNLQLIVDVLLTGGYPVNHHQPASYPHIPVLGCNMDLMWMAEAHSPRFGHGTFMVCLENIYKKITGKELKYEALMGKPSEVTFQYAEYLIRTQAAQRQWAEPIRTLYAIGDNLMTDIYGANLYNRYLQERGSRVGSKALVQAASGVPVATVSQEEEPTLESALSFPSATSCRSILVCTGIYNPHREVPADTSRSVTETVFHGHRDFRFDPALVEPGHIVDDVSAAVDLIFQLEGFVQQSGPRTH; encoded by the exons ATGAGTCGGTGGCTGAGGCCGGTGCTGTCCCGGGTGGTGAGTCGGGTCGGGCTGAGCGGAGCGGCCCGGGAGCCTCAG GCCAAGTTTGGGCTCCTGTTCGACATCGATGGGGTCCTGGTGCGAGGCAAGACCCCCATACCCGCCGCCAGGAAGGCCTTCCACAAGCTGGTGGATTCCCAGGGGCAGTTCCTGGTTCCCGTGGTGTTTGTAACCAACGCCGGAAACTGCCTGCGCCAGACCAAAGCCGACCAGCTCTCCCATATCCTCGGGGTCCCC ATCTGCCAGGACCAAGTGCTGATGTCCCACAGTCCCCTGAGGATATTTAAGCAGTACCATAACAAGTGCGTTCTGGTATCGGGACAGGGCCCCCTGCTGGACATCGCCAAATA TTTAGGATTCTCGAATCCTATCACAATTGACTCTCTGAGGGAGTCGTACCCCTTTCTGGACATGGTGGACCACACGAGGCGCCCCAAAATCCTG CCTTCCTCAGCCACAGATCTGCCCAGGATAGAGG CTGTCGTTCTGTTCGGGGAACCAATCCGGTGGGAGACAAACCTGCAGCTCATCGTTGATGTCCTACTGACTGGCGGTTACCCCGTCAACCACCACCaacctgccagttacccccatatcCCCGTGCTGGGCTGTAACATGGATCTGATGTGGATGGCCGAGGCCCACTCGCCAAG GTTTGGCCACGGGACCTTCATGGTTTGCCTGGAGAACATCTACAAGAAGATCACGGGGAAGGAGCTGAAGTACGAGGCGCTGATGGGCAAACCCAGTGAGGTGACGTTCCAGTACGCGGAGTATCTGATCCGGACGCAGGCGGCGCAGAGACAGTGGGCCGAGCCAATCAGAACGCTCTATGCAATCGG GGACAATCTGATGACGGATATCTATGGCGCTAACCTGTACAACCGCTACCTGCAAGAGCGCGGGTCCCGGGTGGGCTCCAAGGCGCTGGTCCAGGCTGCGTCGGGGGTCCCGGTGGCCACGGTGTCGCAGGAGGAGGAGCCGACGCTGGAGAGTGCGCTGTCCTTCCCCTCGGCCACAAGCTGCCGCTCTATTCTGGTCTGTACCGGAATCTATAACCCCCACCGGGAAGTGCCGGCCGATACCTCCCGCTCCGTCACGGAGACGGTGTTCCACGGGCACCGGGATTTCCGCTTTGACCCCGCCCTGGTGGAACCCGGTCACATTGTGGATGATGTCAGCGCGGCGGTGGATTTAATCTTCCAATTAGAAGGCTTCGTACAACAGAGCGGCCCCAGGACTCATTAA
- the cecr5 gene encoding cat eye syndrome chromosome region, candidate 5 homolog: MSRWLRPVLSRVVSRVGLSGAAREPQAEAQAKFGLLFDIDGVLVRGKTPIPAARKAFHKLVDSQGQFLVPVVFVTNAGNCLRQTKADQLSHILGVPICQDQVLMSHSPLRIFKQYHNKCVLVSGQGPLLDIAKYLGFSNPITIDSLRESYPFLDMVDHTRRPKILPSSATDLPRIEAVVLFGEPIRWETNLQLIVDVLLTGGYPVNHHQPASYPHIPVLGCNMDLMWMAEAHSPRFGHGTFMVCLENIYKKITGKELKYEALMGKPSEVTFQYAEYLIRTQAAQRQWAEPIRTLYAIGDNLMTDIYGANLYNRYLQERGSRVGSKALVQAASGVPVATVSQEEEPTLESALSFPSATSCRSILVCTGIYNPHREVPADTSRSVTETVFHGHRDFRFDPALVEPGHIVDDVSAAVDLIFQLEGFVQQSGPRTH, from the exons ATGAGTCGGTGGCTGAGGCCGGTGCTGTCCCGGGTGGTGAGTCGGGTCGGGCTGAGCGGAGCGGCCCGGGAGCCTCAG GCCGAGGCTCAGGCCAAGTTTGGGCTCCTGTTCGACATCGATGGGGTCCTGGTGCGAGGCAAGACCCCCATACCCGCCGCCAGGAAGGCCTTCCACAAGCTGGTGGATTCCCAGGGGCAGTTCCTGGTTCCCGTGGTGTTTGTAACCAACGCCGGAAACTGCCTGCGCCAGACCAAAGCCGACCAGCTCTCCCATATCCTCGGGGTCCCC ATCTGCCAGGACCAAGTGCTGATGTCCCACAGTCCCCTGAGGATATTTAAGCAGTACCATAACAAGTGCGTTCTGGTATCGGGACAGGGCCCCCTGCTGGACATCGCCAAATA TTTAGGATTCTCGAATCCTATCACAATTGACTCTCTGAGGGAGTCGTACCCCTTTCTGGACATGGTGGACCACACGAGGCGCCCCAAAATCCTG CCTTCCTCAGCCACAGATCTGCCCAGGATAGAGG CTGTCGTTCTGTTCGGGGAACCAATCCGGTGGGAGACAAACCTGCAGCTCATCGTTGATGTCCTACTGACTGGCGGTTACCCCGTCAACCACCACCaacctgccagttacccccatatcCCCGTGCTGGGCTGTAACATGGATCTGATGTGGATGGCCGAGGCCCACTCGCCAAG GTTTGGCCACGGGACCTTCATGGTTTGCCTGGAGAACATCTACAAGAAGATCACGGGGAAGGAGCTGAAGTACGAGGCGCTGATGGGCAAACCCAGTGAGGTGACGTTCCAGTACGCGGAGTATCTGATCCGGACGCAGGCGGCGCAGAGACAGTGGGCCGAGCCAATCAGAACGCTCTATGCAATCGG GGACAATCTGATGACGGATATCTATGGCGCTAACCTGTACAACCGCTACCTGCAAGAGCGCGGGTCCCGGGTGGGCTCCAAGGCGCTGGTCCAGGCTGCGTCGGGGGTCCCGGTGGCCACGGTGTCGCAGGAGGAGGAGCCGACGCTGGAGAGTGCGCTGTCCTTCCCCTCGGCCACAAGCTGCCGCTCTATTCTGGTCTGTACCGGAATCTATAACCCCCACCGGGAAGTGCCGGCCGATACCTCCCGCTCCGTCACGGAGACGGTGTTCCACGGGCACCGGGATTTCCGCTTTGACCCCGCCCTGGTGGAACCCGGTCACATTGTGGATGATGTCAGCGCGGCGGTGGATTTAATCTTCCAATTAGAAGGCTTCGTACAACAGAGCGGCCCCAGGACTCATTAA